In Astatotilapia calliptera chromosome 23, fAstCal1.2, whole genome shotgun sequence, a genomic segment contains:
- the LOC113016446 gene encoding U6 snRNA-associated Sm-like protein LSm3: protein MADEVEQQPTTNTVEEPLDLIRLSLDERIYVKMRNDRELRGRLHAYDQHLNMILGDVEETVTTVEIDEETYEELYKSTKRNIPMLFVRGDGVVLVAPPLRVG, encoded by the coding sequence ATGGCGGACGAAGTTGAGCAGCAACCAACTACAAACACAGTTGAGGAGCCACTTGATCTGATCAGGCTCAGTCTAGATGAGCGAATCTACGTCAAGATGAGGAATGACCGCGAGCTCAGAGGCCGACTTCATGCTTACGATCAGCACTTGAACATGATCCTTGGTGATGTGGAGGAGACTGTGACGACAGTGGAGATCGATGAGGAGACTTATGAAGAACTCTACAAGTCTACCAAGAGAAACATCCCCATGCTGTTTGTGAGAGGTGACGGCGTTGTCCTTGTAGCTCCACCTCTCAGGGTGGGCTAA